The following are encoded in a window of Rubellicoccus peritrichatus genomic DNA:
- a CDS encoding DUF5071 domain-containing protein, with protein MKLEKLYHDSRISVNQLPKGLWVYLPRSKSDNETVERLRALSKEEIKPLLPFLLSWVQDMNWPISSAMSGVLVSAEDYVVPEVEWVLSGKDDIWKANCIRCVLLDLRIDYIIHLLPILKRIAHRPTEGEKEEEADDDAKACIEYIEKEGANQAR; from the coding sequence ATGAAATTAGAAAAGCTATATCACGATTCAAGAATTTCGGTTAATCAGCTTCCGAAAGGATTGTGGGTATATTTGCCACGTTCAAAATCTGACAACGAAACCGTTGAAAGATTACGGGCTTTATCAAAAGAAGAAATAAAGCCTCTATTACCATTTCTGCTTTCTTGGGTTCAGGATATGAATTGGCCGATATCTAGTGCGATGTCTGGCGTTTTAGTTTCAGCAGAAGATTATGTTGTGCCAGAAGTTGAATGGGTTCTGTCTGGTAAGGATGATATATGGAAAGCAAATTGCATAAGGTGCGTCTTATTGGATTTAAGAATCGATTATATTATACATTTGTTGCCTATTTTAAAAAGAATAGCGCATAGACCGACTGAAGGTGAAAAAGAAGAAGAAGCTGATGACGATGCGAAAGCTTGTATTGAATATATTGAGAAGGAAGGAGCTAACCAGGCGAGGTAG
- a CDS encoding cation:proton antiporter — MDEATGLIVDLGVLLLCAAFVTLIFRRLRLPVFLGYVLAGFLIGPNLLSHSPIHDIHAVHSLSELGVVFLMFYIGMEFDISRLRKVLMPAVLAVILQTVVMILIGTQMAPLFGWGGVKGIFLGALLAISSSMITISVLQSLGRINRSHAHLAIGILILEDILAVTLLVLLSGVAVSGHVDWLDLWKVTFVIAVFTVAVYCLGRLFAPRILKLLESFNDPELTTICAVALMLGLGTLAVYLHLSVALGAFLAGSILSQSSLAHRIEHLTAPLRNVFCAVFFVAAGMLIEPTEIIGYWWQIILMSALVVIAKVGTVWLGLFLSGQDADTSFRASVVKAQIGEFSFIIATLAQTLGVANSELMAIAVGVSVLTTIAGITLSIRVNTIYEAIASRVPPPIRTLGEFYRNLVGEVRVGVGRIFLWRLLKRPITQIIITFFLLNAIILSVYVFNGYIKGNNGLAEYRNWIGPATWTLAAVLCLPFFSSILRNLNAIVLIVTDSVFSGTSAKQYLHGRMQNIFTTVSVAGLAVLVGGIYLSAAAEYLPSGVALAAFVILVGGASFFFWKRIIHVNSRLEYLFMDSFNQRSREEEEAREASALEEISAKYPWPVNVKEVVLPALSKACGKRISELLLREETGATLIALSRNGQVLYGPEASARLFPFDRLYLFGEERQNEAAKRFLEEKRAEGRHDTSTPTLKVEKLFLPKDSIFVDETLASANLRKTYGISVLGIQRGQHRMTSPRPDEVMMAGDMLYVIGNPDTIRDLQKNHPRQERSEPVMDDLLSAEE; from the coding sequence GTGGATGAAGCTACCGGTTTGATTGTCGATTTGGGAGTGCTGCTTTTGTGTGCTGCATTTGTCACCCTGATCTTTCGCAGATTACGTCTTCCGGTGTTTCTTGGTTATGTGCTGGCCGGGTTTCTGATTGGCCCAAATCTGCTCTCTCATTCTCCTATTCACGATATTCATGCGGTCCATTCGCTTAGTGAACTCGGAGTGGTATTCCTGATGTTCTACATCGGCATGGAGTTTGACATATCCCGCTTAAGGAAAGTCCTGATGCCTGCAGTATTGGCTGTGATATTACAGACTGTTGTCATGATTCTAATCGGGACACAGATGGCACCTTTGTTTGGCTGGGGTGGGGTTAAAGGGATTTTCCTTGGGGCATTACTGGCGATCAGTTCATCGATGATCACGATATCGGTGTTGCAAAGTCTCGGACGGATCAACCGTTCTCATGCTCACTTGGCTATCGGCATACTAATCCTGGAAGACATTCTGGCAGTCACCCTTTTAGTTTTGCTTTCAGGGGTCGCCGTTTCAGGGCATGTCGACTGGCTTGACCTTTGGAAAGTCACCTTTGTCATCGCTGTATTTACCGTCGCTGTCTATTGTCTTGGGCGGTTATTTGCTCCGCGGATTTTGAAGTTGCTTGAGAGCTTTAACGACCCTGAGCTAACAACAATATGCGCCGTTGCACTTATGCTTGGGTTAGGGACGTTGGCCGTCTACCTGCACCTTTCCGTTGCATTAGGTGCCTTTCTTGCCGGATCGATTCTTTCTCAATCATCTTTGGCGCACCGGATCGAGCACCTGACGGCACCATTGAGAAATGTCTTTTGTGCAGTTTTCTTTGTGGCAGCAGGAATGTTGATCGAGCCCACTGAAATTATCGGTTACTGGTGGCAGATTATTCTGATGTCAGCTCTGGTCGTTATCGCGAAGGTAGGGACAGTTTGGCTGGGCTTGTTTCTAAGTGGTCAGGATGCCGATACCTCATTTCGGGCTTCAGTGGTTAAAGCTCAGATTGGTGAATTCAGTTTCATCATCGCAACATTGGCACAAACGCTCGGGGTTGCTAACTCCGAGTTAATGGCAATTGCCGTCGGAGTCTCGGTTTTGACCACGATTGCCGGTATCACTTTGTCAATTCGTGTTAATACGATCTATGAAGCGATCGCGAGTAGAGTCCCACCGCCAATTAGAACACTGGGGGAGTTTTATCGTAATCTGGTTGGAGAGGTTCGAGTTGGAGTAGGGCGCATTTTTCTATGGAGGCTCTTGAAACGTCCGATCACACAAATTATCATAACGTTTTTTCTGCTCAATGCGATTATTCTGAGTGTCTATGTTTTTAATGGTTACATTAAGGGCAATAATGGTCTGGCTGAGTATCGCAACTGGATTGGCCCTGCTACCTGGACACTTGCTGCTGTACTTTGCTTGCCTTTCTTTTCTTCTATTCTGCGTAATCTCAACGCCATTGTTCTGATCGTAACAGACAGTGTGTTCTCCGGGACTTCTGCCAAGCAGTATCTGCATGGTCGGATGCAGAATATCTTCACCACAGTGAGTGTTGCGGGATTGGCGGTTCTGGTTGGTGGTATTTACCTTTCAGCAGCAGCTGAATACTTGCCAAGTGGTGTCGCTTTGGCTGCTTTTGTTATTCTGGTGGGAGGAGCTTCATTTTTCTTTTGGAAGCGCATTATCCACGTCAATAGCCGCTTAGAGTATCTCTTTATGGATAGCTTTAACCAGCGCTCCCGCGAAGAAGAGGAAGCCCGTGAGGCATCTGCACTTGAAGAGATATCGGCGAAATATCCCTGGCCAGTCAACGTGAAGGAGGTCGTGCTTCCGGCACTGTCAAAGGCATGTGGCAAGCGTATCAGTGAGCTGCTCTTGCGCGAGGAGACTGGGGCGACGCTTATCGCACTTTCGCGCAACGGTCAGGTGCTTTACGGTCCTGAAGCATCTGCTCGGCTATTTCCGTTTGATCGTTTGTATCTCTTTGGTGAGGAAAGACAGAATGAGGCAGCCAAGCGCTTTCTGGAAGAAAAGCGAGCGGAAGGTAGACACGATACCAGCACTCCAACTTTGAAGGTGGAAAAGCTGTTTCTCCCTAAAGACTCAATTTTTGTAGATGAAACTCTTGCCAGTGCGAATTTGCGTAAAACGTATGGTATCAGTGTCCTTGGTATTCAAAGAGGACAACATCGTATGACATCGCCTCGTCCAGATGAAGTTATGATGGCTGGTGACATGCTCTATGTGATAGGCAATCCAGATACTATACGTGACTTACAGAAAAACCATCCGAGACAAGAACGCTCCGAGCCAGTCATGGACGATCTGCTTTCTGCTGAGGAATAA
- the glgB gene encoding 1,4-alpha-glucan branching protein GlgB codes for MIIAKKDLELLLSSRHASPHDILGLHPAKVKGKQGMVCRAFLADAKECEIVDVETDERWSLKMLDKTGFFEGFISDRKKPFNYRLRTVRYNGEIRQFWDPYCFLPTISEDDLYLFNQGNLHRAYLKLGAHVQEYDGVRGISFAVWAPSAKRVSVVGDFNQWDGRYHPMREMGASGVWELFIPGVEVGAKYKFEIIGADGYLRLKTDPYGSFFEAPPHNAAVVWDNSGYEWNDSAWLEKRAKSKPLLEPMSIYEVHLGSWKRVVEDGNRPLNYRETAIELVDYCKRLGFNYVEFMPLAEHPFTGSWGYQVTGYFAPTHRYGSPQDFMFLIDHLHQNDIGVIMDWVPAHFPRDTWALAEFDGSHLYEHADPRQGQHQDWGTLIFNYERHEVRSFLINSALAWFDHYHIDGMRVDAVASMLYLDYSREEGEWIPNQYGGRENIGALEFLRQVNDLVHEYYPGALMIAEESTAFGGVTKPTSEYGLGFDFKWNMGWMHDSLEFFEKEPIHRKYHHNSLTFGMLYQYSENFIQVFSHDEVVHGKGSMMLKMGGGWDMKEKAQDLRGLYGFMWAWPGKNCLFMGSEFGQSSEWRYDGSLDWHLLQYQDHEGIQNLICDLNRWYQNNPALGQYDHDPKGFQWINGGDVDNSVLSFIRCGDTPQDTYLVVSNFTPVVRQAYLVGVPYGGYWKEQINTNADCYGGEGSGNGGGLVASNESRDGRPHSLELLLPGLSTFIFKYEG; via the coding sequence GTGATTATTGCTAAAAAAGATCTGGAACTGCTACTTTCTTCACGCCACGCCTCCCCGCATGACATACTTGGCCTGCATCCCGCCAAGGTAAAGGGCAAGCAAGGCATGGTATGTCGTGCCTTTCTCGCAGATGCAAAAGAGTGTGAAATTGTCGATGTAGAGACGGATGAGCGTTGGTCGCTCAAAATGCTGGATAAAACCGGCTTTTTTGAGGGGTTTATCAGCGATCGTAAAAAGCCATTCAATTATCGCTTGCGCACGGTTCGTTACAATGGCGAGATTCGTCAGTTCTGGGATCCTTATTGTTTCCTCCCGACAATAAGCGAGGACGATCTTTACCTCTTCAATCAGGGGAATTTGCATCGAGCATACCTGAAGCTTGGAGCACATGTTCAGGAATATGATGGGGTTCGTGGAATTTCATTTGCCGTTTGGGCGCCAAGTGCCAAACGCGTTTCGGTGGTTGGTGACTTTAATCAATGGGATGGCCGTTATCACCCGATGCGCGAAATGGGGGCGTCGGGTGTCTGGGAGCTCTTTATTCCTGGAGTGGAAGTGGGGGCCAAATACAAATTTGAAATCATTGGTGCGGATGGTTATCTCCGGCTCAAGACAGACCCATACGGCAGTTTCTTTGAGGCTCCCCCTCATAATGCGGCAGTTGTCTGGGATAACTCCGGCTATGAGTGGAACGACAGTGCCTGGCTTGAAAAGCGGGCCAAGTCGAAGCCATTGCTGGAGCCGATGTCCATTTACGAAGTACACCTTGGTTCGTGGAAACGCGTTGTTGAAGACGGTAATCGCCCTTTGAATTACCGGGAAACAGCCATTGAGTTAGTTGATTACTGCAAAAGACTCGGCTTTAACTACGTAGAGTTCATGCCTTTGGCAGAGCATCCATTTACCGGCTCCTGGGGATATCAAGTCACTGGTTACTTTGCTCCAACCCATCGCTATGGTTCGCCGCAGGATTTCATGTTTCTGATCGATCATCTGCATCAGAATGATATCGGAGTGATCATGGATTGGGTTCCTGCTCATTTTCCGCGGGATACCTGGGCTTTGGCTGAGTTCGATGGAAGCCATCTTTATGAGCATGCGGACCCCAGGCAGGGACAGCATCAGGATTGGGGGACATTGATATTTAATTACGAACGTCATGAAGTCAGGAGTTTCCTGATCAACAGTGCGCTTGCCTGGTTCGACCATTATCACATCGACGGGATGCGGGTTGATGCAGTCGCATCTATGCTTTATCTCGATTACTCACGTGAGGAAGGCGAATGGATCCCCAATCAGTATGGTGGGCGTGAAAACATTGGTGCATTGGAATTCCTGAGGCAGGTCAACGACCTCGTTCACGAGTATTATCCGGGTGCACTCATGATTGCCGAAGAATCCACTGCATTTGGCGGTGTGACCAAGCCGACGAGTGAGTATGGTCTCGGTTTTGACTTCAAATGGAACATGGGATGGATGCACGACAGTCTCGAATTTTTCGAGAAAGAGCCGATTCATCGAAAGTATCACCACAACAGCCTGACTTTTGGAATGCTTTACCAGTATTCTGAAAATTTCATCCAGGTTTTCTCCCATGACGAAGTTGTGCATGGAAAAGGTTCCATGATGCTCAAGATGGGTGGTGGTTGGGATATGAAGGAGAAAGCCCAGGATCTGAGAGGGCTTTATGGCTTTATGTGGGCCTGGCCAGGGAAGAATTGCCTCTTCATGGGCTCTGAGTTTGGACAGTCTTCAGAATGGCGATATGATGGCAGTCTCGATTGGCATTTGCTTCAATATCAGGACCACGAAGGCATTCAGAATCTTATCTGTGACTTGAACCGTTGGTATCAGAATAATCCAGCACTTGGCCAGTACGATCACGATCCTAAGGGCTTTCAATGGATCAATGGTGGCGACGTTGATAATTCGGTTCTCAGTTTTATTCGTTGTGGCGATACACCTCAGGATACCTACTTGGTCGTTAGTAATTTTACGCCGGTAGTTCGGCAGGCCTATCTTGTTGGTGTGCCCTACGGCGGCTACTGGAAAGAGCAGATCAACACCAATGCCGATTGTTATGGTGGTGAGGGATCCGGCAATGGAGGTGGACTGGTAGCGAGTAATGAGTCGCGTGACGGTCGCCCTCACTCCCTTGAGTTACTCCTGCCTGGCTTGAGTACCTTCATATTCAAGTATGAAGGCTGA
- a CDS encoding DUF502 domain-containing protein, with the protein MFRSFRNGFIAGLVLLAPLAATIFVVNLLRERIGRPMNEFLFYYIDPTFRHLPGVSFVLDVVAILVVVIFITGLGFLSNYVIGKFAVRIGERLISAVPFVNSVYKTVKQIVDTFSRQQKAVFQKVVLTEYPRKGVYVLGFLTSEARGEVQAKTGAKVINIFVPTTPNPTSGFLLMVPKEEVIDMDMSVADGMKLIVSGGAVSPEWKDGADKPESVQVENPQALNA; encoded by the coding sequence ATGTTCAGGTCTTTTCGCAACGGCTTTATCGCAGGTTTAGTTCTGTTGGCACCACTTGCTGCCACTATTTTCGTCGTCAACCTTCTCCGCGAGAGAATTGGTCGGCCGATGAACGAGTTCCTGTTTTACTACATCGATCCCACCTTTAGGCATTTGCCTGGTGTTTCTTTTGTCCTCGATGTTGTTGCGATTTTAGTCGTCGTTATTTTTATCACTGGCCTTGGTTTTCTCTCCAACTATGTCATCGGTAAATTTGCTGTTCGCATTGGTGAGCGGCTGATTTCCGCAGTGCCTTTCGTGAACAGTGTTTACAAGACGGTGAAACAGATCGTCGATACATTCAGTCGACAGCAGAAGGCCGTTTTTCAGAAAGTGGTATTGACGGAGTATCCGCGCAAAGGTGTTTACGTCCTGGGTTTTCTGACCAGTGAGGCGAGGGGAGAAGTGCAAGCCAAGACCGGGGCGAAAGTCATTAATATTTTTGTACCAACAACACCGAATCCAACGAGCGGTTTTCTATTGATGGTGCCGAAGGAAGAAGTCATCGATATGGATATGTCGGTTGCAGATGGCATGAAGTTGATTGTTTCCGGTGGTGCTGTTTCACCCGAGTGGAAAGATGGTGCCGATAAGCCCGAGTCCGTTCAGGTGGAAAATCCACAAGCACTCAATGCCTGA
- the ybeY gene encoding rRNA maturation RNase YbeY, whose translation MERIVQLNKELFKRISFDEKAVFALFRWLDERSGFTAPAGELSIAFLSDKDLAQVHGDFLDDPSPTDVITFPGDPNEGLAGEILVSVERAEQEAERHDNTFSEELSLYLAHGWLHLAGLDDLDPISREAMRAAEKHVMSGLKSDGRLPVFSLSPSN comes from the coding sequence ATGGAACGAATAGTCCAACTAAACAAAGAGCTGTTTAAGCGGATTTCGTTCGATGAAAAAGCTGTTTTCGCGCTTTTTCGCTGGTTGGATGAACGAAGTGGCTTCACTGCCCCAGCGGGCGAACTGTCCATCGCTTTTTTGTCGGACAAGGATCTTGCGCAGGTGCATGGTGATTTTCTGGATGACCCTTCGCCTACGGATGTGATTACCTTTCCAGGTGATCCGAATGAAGGGCTTGCTGGCGAAATTCTTGTCAGTGTCGAACGGGCTGAACAGGAAGCGGAACGCCACGATAACACGTTTTCGGAAGAACTTTCGCTTTATTTGGCGCATGGTTGGTTACATCTGGCCGGATTGGATGATCTCGACCCAATTTCTCGTGAAGCCATGCGGGCGGCTGAAAAGCATGTCATGAGTGGACTTAAAAGCGATGGCCGGCTTCCCGTGTTTTCCCTCTCGCCAAGTAACTGA